In Quercus lobata isolate SW786 chromosome 12, ValleyOak3.0 Primary Assembly, whole genome shotgun sequence, a genomic segment contains:
- the LOC115970336 gene encoding uncharacterized protein LOC115970336: protein MASMMDGPKKDEARLIVVEQKKEPAYCMLIEEGEEKNGEGEWYLDILQYLKDRTYPPSADKNDQMTIRRLSTNYIICGERLYKRSYDGIHLLYVTTKEAQQILEEVHMIISDNGLHFKGETEKLL from the coding sequence ATGGCATCCATGATGGATGGACCTAAGAAAGATGAAGCTAGGCTAATAGTGGTGGAACAGAAAAAAGAACCAGCCTATTGTATGTTAATAGAAGAGGGTGAGGAAAAGAATGGTGAAGGTGAATGGTATTTAGACATCTTACAATACCTCAAGGATAGGACATACCCACCATCTGCAgacaaaaatgaccaaatgacCATCAGGAGGTTGTCTACTAATTACATTATTTGTGGTGAAAGGCTTTATAAAAGATCATATGATGGAATTCATCTCCTTTATGTAACTACTAAGGAAGCACAACAGATACTTGAAGAGGTTCATATGATTATCTCTGACAATGGGCTGCATTTTAAGGGAGAAACAGAGAAGTTGTTATGA